A region from the Vicia villosa cultivar HV-30 ecotype Madison, WI linkage group LG3, Vvil1.0, whole genome shotgun sequence genome encodes:
- the LOC131593171 gene encoding uncharacterized protein LOC131593171, with protein sequence MSTRGNLMLTFFSKTYMACSCHSHTSSCGWKSSYHHRNFLDNPSLGCFPKVKIVHTSFAIPLSVPMRSLAAYGVYVRPMPYSNEIGLRMLIGGVVRKAAVLGYHWGTKVIQSRRGCGVCKIINFSTLQ encoded by the exons ATGAGCACGAGGGGAAATCTTATGTTGACCTTCTTCAG taaaacttaCATGGCCTGTTCTTGCCATAGCCATACTTCAAGCTGTGGTTGGAAGTCAAGCTATCATCACCGAAACTTTCTTGATAATCCCTCTTTAGGATGCTTCCCAAAAGTCAAAATCGTTCATACATCGTTCGCAATACCGCTTTCGGTGCCAATGCG TTCTTTAGCTGCTTATGGAGTGTATGTGCGTCCTATGCCATATTCGAACGAGATTGGTTTGCGAATGCTTATAGGCGGGGTTGTCAGGAAGGCTGCTGTGTTGGGGTATCACTGGGGGACAAAG GTGATTCAATCAAGGCGGGGTTGTGGTGTGTGCAAGATCATCAATTTCTCCACCCTACAATGA